In Rutidosis leptorrhynchoides isolate AG116_Rl617_1_P2 chromosome 2, CSIRO_AGI_Rlap_v1, whole genome shotgun sequence, one genomic interval encodes:
- the LOC139891752 gene encoding uncharacterized protein isoform X1, whose amino-acid sequence MAVDTEFKSLLNKFKVEDPWLPPTPWESIPTESGPTPTTSTSSTNPTPFYDTSSVSEASLVRLAMNALQGLESSLISIEKLCTIFRSDPTDRTFHRIPSMWNKAVSTLALEKILRSLGCMGTEVFLLHKFVDHFTNLNWDDATSRSNMQAESKLEARSYPPYSLVNQAFTIAIKDILDGYIAALDTISSSVCFRRLSNNDKNMSSASTSGIGCLSIVGHSEITLLEVYLHTNELRNQTEVIGSICNVHNVARCFTLSPLEDFDTRTKFGDFPRGGNLLTYLYTELKVADPAHCALLKTLFIRSCEPYFGFIRSWIFKAKISDPFNEFIVAEAKIEQPCSISNTGFVIDFPSATIGEQDGVIVPCFLKDFLIPLFRAGQQLQVLIKLLEFSDGVGSWNRTYEDFLPYWSKMASSRLLHSNMSFSKEGIEMAVLARSDYYKIMMEKLESHLPNLEFKYHQIIAYSTLPTSGRESLEVTSADIGTSVSPSVMNVDQNLPLEEGDECSMTDELSYMDDPWDSSSDCSSINNSDEEDASTSEKIVDLVHDSKDLEKKYLSALEISSDTPVNFMLKKPYHDEIPVTNGKLNDGWPLNPTPKISNCNGIGNIDDNLSSGDLDQTKSYPLDLISSNSELDNETANLSLRNMNSWEVECCNQILGTSKLREKWAKVSFPSFDFMFVKDPFTECVDRLGNFDRVDQFSVSVSSVATKRNLHKKQQGGYVSTVEKNSFRTNVRLDTETYHREQAFLSNVSSGGCWESLLGNTGNKNDIRPVKHNHKTSVAADIEIPLDFVLEKCLLEEIQLQYTYVSKLTIKLLEEGFSLQEHLLALRRYHMMESADWADLFIMSLRHHKWYATEADKSISEIQGLLELSLQRSSCERDRYKDRVFVYMKEQGSSALPGFANGIQSFNALGLGYRVDWPVSIVLTPGALKIYAQIFSFLLQVKLALSSLTEVWCSFKEFIHFTNQNRCSGLRKSEFHHFNIMVKLRHQIYHFVSTLQQYVQSQLSHISWCRFLQSLKHKVKDLTDLDIVHMDYLNDSQCICFLSNDMKQIADIIQSILQCALDFRSVVLPNMSAAGQDGGQLNTTKVQTIKETFDENVRQLYACYHNSPKNVEFSLPRFWEYLNYNDYFSDVINKEMGHNIFSF is encoded by the exons ATGGCTGTTGATACAGAGTTCAAATCGCTATTAAACAAATTTAAAGTAGAAGATCCATGGCTTCCACCTACACCTTGGGAATCAATACCTACTGAAAGTGGTCCCACTCCTACCACTTCAACGTCTTCTACTAATCCTACACCATTCTATGATACATCATCTGTTTCT GAGGCTAGCTTAGTTAGGTTGGCGATGAATGCTCTGCAAGGTTTAGAGTCATCTCTAATAAGCATCGAGAAACTATGCACAATATTCCGTTCTGATCCAACAGACAGAACGTTTCACCGAATTCCTAGCATGTGGAACAAGGCTGTAAGTACACTTGCTCTCGAGAAGATACTTAGATCCTTAGGTTGCATGGGAACTGAAGTTTTCTTGCTTCATAAATTTGTTGATCATTTCACAAACTTAAATTGGGATGATGCGACTTCAAGAAGCAATATGCAAGCTGAGTCAAAATTGGAAGCAAGAAGTTATCCTCCATACAGTCTTGTCAACCAGGCTTTTACGATTGCTATTAAAGATATCTTGGATGGTTACATTGCTGCGTTGGATACTATATCTTCGTCTGTTTGTTTCAGACGGTTATCAAATAACGATAAAAATATGTCATCTGCATCTACTTCGGGGATTGGTTGTCTTTCAATTGTTGGGCACTCTGAAATTACACTGTTGGAGGTTTACCTTCATACGAATGAACTGAGGAATCAGACTGAGGTTATTGGAAGCATCTGCAATGTGCATAATGTAGCTCGTTGTTTTACACTTTCACCCCTTGAAGATTTTGATACTCGAACAAAATTTGGTGACTTCCCTAGAGGTGGAAATCTTCTTACCTACCTGTATACGGAACTGAAG GTTGCTGATCCAGCTCATTGTGCTCTCCTCAAAACTCTCTTCATTCGCTCATGTGAACCGTATTTCGGCTTTATAAGATCATGGATTTTCAAAGCCAAAATTAGTGATCCTTTTAATGAGTTTATAGTGGCCGAGGCTAAGATTGAACAACCTTGTTCCATTTCCAACACTGGATTCGTAATTGACTTTCCATCGGCTACCATTGGG GAACAAGATGGAGTTATCGTTCCTTGTTTTTTGAAGGACTTTTTAATTCCGCTTTTTAGAGCCGGTCAACAGCTTCAAGtattaataaaattgctagaattttCTGATGGTGTTGGCAGTTGGAACCGTACTTATGAGGATTTTCTTCCTTACTGGAGTAAAATGGCAAGTTCTCGTTTGTTACATTCAAATATGAGTTTCAGTAAGGAAGGAATTGAAATGGCGGTACTTGCAAGGAGTGACTACTACAAAATCATGATGGAAAAACTTGAAAGTCATTTGCCAAACTTAGAATTCAAATATCACCAG ATAATTGCGTACTCTACATTACCAACATCTGGTAGAGAAAGTCTGGAAGTTACATCTGCAGATATTGGTACATCAGTCTCACCTTCAGTGATGAATGTGGATCAAAATTT GCCTCTTGAGGAAGGTGATGAATGTAGCATGACTGATGAATTATCTTATATGGATGATCCATGGGATTCATCATCTGATTGTTCTTCTATTAACAATTCTGACGAAGAAGATGCATCTACATCTGAGAAAATAGTTGATTTGGTTCATGATTCAAAAGATCTGGAGAAAAAGTATCTGTCTGCTCTAGAAATTAGTTCAGATACCCCTGTCAACTTCATGCTAAAAAAGCCTTATCATGATGAAATTCCAGTTACTAATGGTAAACTGAATGATGGATGGCCACTTAATCCCACTCCAAAAATTTCTAATTGTAATGGCATAGGGAATATAGATGATAATCTAAGCTCAGGAGATCTTGATCAAACTAAATCTTATCCGTTGGATCTAATATCCAGCAACAGTGAACTAGACAACGAGACTGCTAATTTGAGTTTGAGAAACATGAACTCATGGGAGGTTGAATGTTGTAACCAAATACTAGGAACAAGCAAGCTTCGAGAAAAATGGGCTAAAGTCTCTTTTCCTTCTTTTGACTTCATGTTCGTTAAAGATCCGTTTACTGAATGTGTGGATAGGTTAGGAAATTTTGACCGAGTTGACCAGTTCTCGGTTTCAGTTAGTAGTGTTGCTACCAAGAGAAACTTGCATAAGAAACAGCAAGGTGGTTATGTGTCTACTGTCGAGAAGAATTCATTCCGTACAAATGTACGTCTCGATACGGAAACTTATCATCGAGAACAAGCATTTTTATCAAATGTATCTAGTGGTGGTTGTTGGGAAAGTCTTCTTGGTAACACGGGCAACAAAAATGATATTCGCCCTGTTAAGCATAACCATAAAACCAGTGTGGCTGCTGATATTGAGATACCATTGGATTTTGTTCTTGAGAAATGCTTGTTGGAGGAAATTCAACTTCA ATATACGTATGTCAGTAAATTGACAATAAAGCTACTTGAGGAAGGTTTCTCTTTACAAGAACATTTGCTGGCTTTGCGACGTTACCACATGATGGAATCGGCAGACTGGGCGGACTTGTTTATCATGTCACTCCGACATCAT AAATGGTATGCAACAGAGGCGGATAAAAGCATATCTGAAATTCAGGGGCTTCTAGAACTCTCGCTTCAGAGGTCTTCATGTGAAAGAGACCGTTATAAGGATAGAGTGTTTGTGTATATGAAAGAACAAGGCTCCTCAGCTCTTCCTGGTTTTGCAAATG GTATACAGTCGTTTAATGCATTAGGACTCGGTTACAGAGTAGATTGGCCAGTGAGCATTGTTTTGACTCCTGGTGCATTGAAGATATATGCTCAAATCTTCAGTTTTTTATTACAAGTCAAGCTTGCACTATCATCTTTAACTGAAGTATGGTGCTCATTTAAG GAATTCATCCATTTCACAAACCAGAATCGTTGTTCTGGTTTACGTAAATCAGAGTTCCACCATTTCAATATCATGGTGAAATTGAG GCACCAGATTTATCATTTTGTATCAACGTTGCAGCAATATGTTCAGTCTCAGTTATCACATATATCCTGGTGCAGATTTCTTCAGTCTCTCAAGCATAAG GTTAAAGATTTGACAGATCTTGACATTGTGCATATGGATTATCTTAATGATTCACAATGCAT ATGTTTCTTATCGAATGATATGAAACAAATAGCTGACATCATTCAAAGCATTTTGCAATGCGCATTGGACTTCAGATCTGTTGTCTTACCAAACATGAGTGCTGCTGGACAAGATGGAGGTCAGCTGAACACCACTAAG GTTCAGACAATTAAAGAAACGTTTGACGAAAACGTGAGACAACTGTATGCATGCTATCACAACTCTCCTAAGAACGTTGAGTTCAGTCTCCCGCGGTTCTGGGAGTACCTCAACTACAATGACTATTTCTCTGATGTCATCAACAAAGAAATGGGCCACAATATTTTTTCCTTCTAA
- the LOC139891752 gene encoding uncharacterized protein isoform X2 has translation MQAESKLEARSYPPYSLVNQAFTIAIKDILDGYIAALDTISSSVCFRRLSNNDKNMSSASTSGIGCLSIVGHSEITLLEVYLHTNELRNQTEVIGSICNVHNVARCFTLSPLEDFDTRTKFGDFPRGGNLLTYLYTELKVADPAHCALLKTLFIRSCEPYFGFIRSWIFKAKISDPFNEFIVAEAKIEQPCSISNTGFVIDFPSATIGEQDGVIVPCFLKDFLIPLFRAGQQLQVLIKLLEFSDGVGSWNRTYEDFLPYWSKMASSRLLHSNMSFSKEGIEMAVLARSDYYKIMMEKLESHLPNLEFKYHQIIAYSTLPTSGRESLEVTSADIGTSVSPSVMNVDQNLPLEEGDECSMTDELSYMDDPWDSSSDCSSINNSDEEDASTSEKIVDLVHDSKDLEKKYLSALEISSDTPVNFMLKKPYHDEIPVTNGKLNDGWPLNPTPKISNCNGIGNIDDNLSSGDLDQTKSYPLDLISSNSELDNETANLSLRNMNSWEVECCNQILGTSKLREKWAKVSFPSFDFMFVKDPFTECVDRLGNFDRVDQFSVSVSSVATKRNLHKKQQGGYVSTVEKNSFRTNVRLDTETYHREQAFLSNVSSGGCWESLLGNTGNKNDIRPVKHNHKTSVAADIEIPLDFVLEKCLLEEIQLQYTYVSKLTIKLLEEGFSLQEHLLALRRYHMMESADWADLFIMSLRHHKWYATEADKSISEIQGLLELSLQRSSCERDRYKDRVFVYMKEQGSSALPGFANGIQSFNALGLGYRVDWPVSIVLTPGALKIYAQIFSFLLQVKLALSSLTEVWCSFKEFIHFTNQNRCSGLRKSEFHHFNIMVKLRHQIYHFVSTLQQYVQSQLSHISWCRFLQSLKHKVKDLTDLDIVHMDYLNDSQCICFLSNDMKQIADIIQSILQCALDFRSVVLPNMSAAGQDGGQLNTTKVQTIKETFDENVRQLYACYHNSPKNVEFSLPRFWEYLNYNDYFSDVINKEMGHNIFSF, from the exons ATGCAAGCTGAGTCAAAATTGGAAGCAAGAAGTTATCCTCCATACAGTCTTGTCAACCAGGCTTTTACGATTGCTATTAAAGATATCTTGGATGGTTACATTGCTGCGTTGGATACTATATCTTCGTCTGTTTGTTTCAGACGGTTATCAAATAACGATAAAAATATGTCATCTGCATCTACTTCGGGGATTGGTTGTCTTTCAATTGTTGGGCACTCTGAAATTACACTGTTGGAGGTTTACCTTCATACGAATGAACTGAGGAATCAGACTGAGGTTATTGGAAGCATCTGCAATGTGCATAATGTAGCTCGTTGTTTTACACTTTCACCCCTTGAAGATTTTGATACTCGAACAAAATTTGGTGACTTCCCTAGAGGTGGAAATCTTCTTACCTACCTGTATACGGAACTGAAG GTTGCTGATCCAGCTCATTGTGCTCTCCTCAAAACTCTCTTCATTCGCTCATGTGAACCGTATTTCGGCTTTATAAGATCATGGATTTTCAAAGCCAAAATTAGTGATCCTTTTAATGAGTTTATAGTGGCCGAGGCTAAGATTGAACAACCTTGTTCCATTTCCAACACTGGATTCGTAATTGACTTTCCATCGGCTACCATTGGG GAACAAGATGGAGTTATCGTTCCTTGTTTTTTGAAGGACTTTTTAATTCCGCTTTTTAGAGCCGGTCAACAGCTTCAAGtattaataaaattgctagaattttCTGATGGTGTTGGCAGTTGGAACCGTACTTATGAGGATTTTCTTCCTTACTGGAGTAAAATGGCAAGTTCTCGTTTGTTACATTCAAATATGAGTTTCAGTAAGGAAGGAATTGAAATGGCGGTACTTGCAAGGAGTGACTACTACAAAATCATGATGGAAAAACTTGAAAGTCATTTGCCAAACTTAGAATTCAAATATCACCAG ATAATTGCGTACTCTACATTACCAACATCTGGTAGAGAAAGTCTGGAAGTTACATCTGCAGATATTGGTACATCAGTCTCACCTTCAGTGATGAATGTGGATCAAAATTT GCCTCTTGAGGAAGGTGATGAATGTAGCATGACTGATGAATTATCTTATATGGATGATCCATGGGATTCATCATCTGATTGTTCTTCTATTAACAATTCTGACGAAGAAGATGCATCTACATCTGAGAAAATAGTTGATTTGGTTCATGATTCAAAAGATCTGGAGAAAAAGTATCTGTCTGCTCTAGAAATTAGTTCAGATACCCCTGTCAACTTCATGCTAAAAAAGCCTTATCATGATGAAATTCCAGTTACTAATGGTAAACTGAATGATGGATGGCCACTTAATCCCACTCCAAAAATTTCTAATTGTAATGGCATAGGGAATATAGATGATAATCTAAGCTCAGGAGATCTTGATCAAACTAAATCTTATCCGTTGGATCTAATATCCAGCAACAGTGAACTAGACAACGAGACTGCTAATTTGAGTTTGAGAAACATGAACTCATGGGAGGTTGAATGTTGTAACCAAATACTAGGAACAAGCAAGCTTCGAGAAAAATGGGCTAAAGTCTCTTTTCCTTCTTTTGACTTCATGTTCGTTAAAGATCCGTTTACTGAATGTGTGGATAGGTTAGGAAATTTTGACCGAGTTGACCAGTTCTCGGTTTCAGTTAGTAGTGTTGCTACCAAGAGAAACTTGCATAAGAAACAGCAAGGTGGTTATGTGTCTACTGTCGAGAAGAATTCATTCCGTACAAATGTACGTCTCGATACGGAAACTTATCATCGAGAACAAGCATTTTTATCAAATGTATCTAGTGGTGGTTGTTGGGAAAGTCTTCTTGGTAACACGGGCAACAAAAATGATATTCGCCCTGTTAAGCATAACCATAAAACCAGTGTGGCTGCTGATATTGAGATACCATTGGATTTTGTTCTTGAGAAATGCTTGTTGGAGGAAATTCAACTTCA ATATACGTATGTCAGTAAATTGACAATAAAGCTACTTGAGGAAGGTTTCTCTTTACAAGAACATTTGCTGGCTTTGCGACGTTACCACATGATGGAATCGGCAGACTGGGCGGACTTGTTTATCATGTCACTCCGACATCAT AAATGGTATGCAACAGAGGCGGATAAAAGCATATCTGAAATTCAGGGGCTTCTAGAACTCTCGCTTCAGAGGTCTTCATGTGAAAGAGACCGTTATAAGGATAGAGTGTTTGTGTATATGAAAGAACAAGGCTCCTCAGCTCTTCCTGGTTTTGCAAATG GTATACAGTCGTTTAATGCATTAGGACTCGGTTACAGAGTAGATTGGCCAGTGAGCATTGTTTTGACTCCTGGTGCATTGAAGATATATGCTCAAATCTTCAGTTTTTTATTACAAGTCAAGCTTGCACTATCATCTTTAACTGAAGTATGGTGCTCATTTAAG GAATTCATCCATTTCACAAACCAGAATCGTTGTTCTGGTTTACGTAAATCAGAGTTCCACCATTTCAATATCATGGTGAAATTGAG GCACCAGATTTATCATTTTGTATCAACGTTGCAGCAATATGTTCAGTCTCAGTTATCACATATATCCTGGTGCAGATTTCTTCAGTCTCTCAAGCATAAG GTTAAAGATTTGACAGATCTTGACATTGTGCATATGGATTATCTTAATGATTCACAATGCAT ATGTTTCTTATCGAATGATATGAAACAAATAGCTGACATCATTCAAAGCATTTTGCAATGCGCATTGGACTTCAGATCTGTTGTCTTACCAAACATGAGTGCTGCTGGACAAGATGGAGGTCAGCTGAACACCACTAAG GTTCAGACAATTAAAGAAACGTTTGACGAAAACGTGAGACAACTGTATGCATGCTATCACAACTCTCCTAAGAACGTTGAGTTCAGTCTCCCGCGGTTCTGGGAGTACCTCAACTACAATGACTATTTCTCTGATGTCATCAACAAAGAAATGGGCCACAATATTTTTTCCTTCTAA